A stretch of DNA from Sebastes fasciatus isolate fSebFas1 chromosome 16, fSebFas1.pri, whole genome shotgun sequence:
CTATTAccttttaatttcacttcatttgaATCACTCAACACATTTGAGATATGAGTTGTGATTTAGAGGGTTAAACCTTTTCAGTGCATCTTCCTTTAGACTCACTCAGCGATTTTCAACTGGGAGGTAACCGTCAGCTTTTGGAAAAGGAAAGTAGAGTTGCCATTAGAAATAAGAGATAATCTTCAATTGATAGTTTCtgttatatttccttttttttcattattgttttttgagTGATTTTCTTCTCTCACCATCATCAGCATTAAATCAACACTTGGTCTGTTGTCGGTagatgatgatttaaaaaagatattacctcacattttgagtgtttttgagaCGACGTGCAGCCCAGTTATTCCTAAAGTGTGATTGGTGAAGCCTGTAAAGCTTTCTATAAGTCCCATTTTATTCCTGCATGATTGTTGTGGAATGTTCAAAAGTTGTGTAATAAATCTGAAAGTAAAacattctgctgaaatattgtcttgaacatgattttcatttgcaaaaaaaagaccccaacattttacaaatttaaaatcatTCCAAAATTGTGTTGTTTCTGGTGAAATCCACCAGAAAGAGGAAGTTATTTTATTGCCTTCATTAATctccctgtgtgtttgtctgttaccAAAATATCTTGAAAACTGATTGATTAGAAAGAAATTAAGTAGGAAAaggacaatgtttttttttatactcggacagtgaaatgaagaatatagaatatagataagtcaacaatttatttatttatttgtatgatttacaacattgattttcattaatgtatccaAATAATTGTTATCATGAAAGTACATTTGAATTCtttcttaaaagaaaaaaattactaaactttttttcaaaaggttacatttaaaatgatcccaGTTTTCTGGTACTCGTACTTTTCTgggtacattaaaataaaagttgctATTTTAACAGCAACACAGTATGCAGAaagtaaacattacattatacaaattatgaagatgtgaagatttagtacaactcaaattattttaaaaataaatcatattacattcatttgacagatgctcaaaaatccaaacccaaatacatttatacattattacatacatgactgttttattaattttgtagtttttacataattaagccCATTAATATAATAACCAAAATCAATTTTAAGTagaacaaaaacagatttttagtcagacattttgcatatgcaaagtcaacaatttatttatttaggctatttatttttagaatttttaacattaactttttatatatttttttaaccatgtAAAGACACTTGAATTCACTCTTAAAAAGATGATTAGCTATTTTTCAGAAGGATACGTTCAACATTAGACCAGTTTTTCCTGTACTTTTTgggtacatttacaaaaaaaggtgatgTGATTTTACAATATCAGCACAGACAGCAGTATGTAGAGTACTAAAAAGTAAACAtgactcttttttaaaaatctatattacattcattttgcacagtatacagtataaggaaaatgtttagtaaaaataacatcagaatcaaatttcaacaaataatctctatgtagcaaataaaaaaaagttttcatcatttcattgaattaaaatagaataaaaaagtcccacccactatgtttgatctctgcagtgcagacacatctcaacatttactgtacagagatgAATCACTCATTAAACTCTTGTCTACTTGAGCtcacacaactcagcagtgtcTCCACCACTATAACTTGGAAGCCAaaatccagcatagagaggctgagtgaacgtggtctggactctgtggaggagagtcatggttccAGAGACGCTGTAGTAAGACAGAGTACCTGCCCTGTGATCCAGGTAAACTCCTATTCTGGAGGACTGAGGGCCTGAGACGGAAGTAGAAATATCGTTGTGTCTGAATGTATAACTACTACTGTAATATTCTAATaaccaagatttgtcattatttCCAAATCCACATTTTTCTTTGGTGCCCTTTCTGCTAATATCCTTGTATGCAACTGCTATATAAACTCTCCCGCTCCAtttcacctcccagtaacagcgtccagtcagaccctctctactcaggacctgccaCCTTTCATCAAATCTGTCTTGGTGATCCAAATATAACTGGTTTCCTTccattaatgttgcttttctgtccctgtcactcaatgacaaattgttgtgtgctgtatttggatccagtgtgatttgacaAGAATTTTTCATAAACTCAGCTCTGGTTCTGGGCTCTGcttgtaaaacatccacttcagtcactgccaGAGAGATCTTTCCCCACTCCTCACTCAGAACAGCCTGCAGTttatctctgacctctgacaccgCCGCTGTCACATCCTCAAAGGAGTACAGAGGACAGATATCAATGCTGGGAACGTCTTTAGATTCGCTCAGACGTGACAGCGAGGGGTAGTTGTTTAGGAAATGgaggtgatcctctgtgtgtgagagcgtctccagctcagtgtctttcctccgcagctcagtgatctcctgctgcagcttctcctcaagCTCTTTAGCTCGACTCACTTGAGttgtctgctgggatctgatctGCTGCTTCACTTCGGAGCTTCTTTTCttaatgagacggatcagctcagtgaagatcttctcactgtctctcacagcttcatcagcagaaagattgacagcctccaccctctgctgaagcaccttcacgtctttctctctgtcctggactcTCTGTTGGATTTCTTGCCGACTCGCCCCGAGCTCCGTCTGCTTCTCagccctctctgctgcagcggAGACTGTGTCATGACCTTTATGATCATCCATGGAGCAGAGATAGCAGATGCACTTCTGATCGGTGcggcagaaaatcttcatcacctcgtcatgctgagagcagatgttctcctggagctttaaagtggcctcaaccagcttgtgtttctttaatggagctACATTgtagtgaggctggaggtgctgctcacagtaagaggccatacacaccagacaggacttgagggCTTTCACCTTCATCCCAGAGCAGTAATCACAGGTCACGTCTCCAGGTCCAGCAGAGGAATGATCAGGTGAAGCAGCTTGAGGTCCTgctttcttcagttcctccacaacCTCTGCTAACATGGTATTTTTcaccaggacaggcctcggtgtgaagctctgcctgcactgagggcagctgtgtgtctcCGTCTCATGCTCCTCACCCCAGTAGTCTTTAATACagctcatgcagtagctgtgcccACAGGGAATAGCCACCGGATCCTTTAGaagatccagacagattgaaCAGCTCAGTTTGTCTCGATCCAGAATCACTTGCTGCGCCATTTCTCCTCTAGACGACAGTGAGTGTCTGTAAGTTTCACTCTCTGTTTCCAGATAAATGCTGTGCTCATTTCCTCAATGTTCGTCCACTgatctgcagtgtatgagcgttCCAGCTCTTACATTTGATCACATGGTGTTTGCACCCATCTGTAAATGGGCAGATCTGTGAAAGGGGAGGGAACGACAAGTCTGAGATGAATAGACTTTGAGCGGGAGGAGTCTTGTCTAACCGGTAAATAAAGTCTGGGTGGGGTTTGTAAAAGGTGTGCTTCATTCCAGGAATAGGAGCGGTTTGAGCGTTGCTGTGTGTCTTTAGTCCTCAGTTatagtctgtctttcagagtCAGAACTACAGAATTAAATGGAAGACTtgcaatgtaatatattactaccactaccactattATGAGTACTAATAAGTTAACATTAAATTATACCACTTATGTTCATGGAGATACTAAAATGACCTATTTTCttaaactttgttttatattcatttgacagatgcacaaaaatccaaatccatttatgtatttttacctACATgactcttttattcattttgtagttttttatacaattaagcccatttatataaaaaccaAATCCAATTGTAAGTGAACTGTACTCATATAGCACCTTGCATACACATAGAGAGATATTCTCCCACTATGCACCTTGGACATCTACAAAAAGATCTAAAATGAGATCATATCCATTGATGAATTTAAGGGCATTGTATTGAATGTGGTGATATGTGGCTGCCAGCGTGTTAAACAGCTGTTCTTCAGTTTTATTGTgaatttttgtatataatgttgaatatgttgtattttaatgtgttgtaattGTATATGGCCGGCCAGgtctctcattttttttatctcaatgGGAGTTCTTAGtagaataaaggtaaaataacataaataaagagagagagggggttaaaatgaaatgtaccaGAAGTGGCATTTGCTGGCATCCACACTTgacaccaacagagacacaccaacattagcaacccctgaaagaaaaaactctctaactctacctgcctggtaggcctagcctgtaaaaatagtatggacaagaaatgaaaaattaaattaaatgttttgttatatctggatttcccttctccctcattctgtataaagacaagacaatcatattttaagttatttttttctgtccagttttattacagagcaatatgcagcacataggcgtgaatttctgcatttcctcttaaattaaaagacacaccggtttaacaatagatgcactttttgcaattgtgaaggggaaactgttgaacatgtgattgtagattgttttcatgctacttctttttggtttgatttacagaataacttCTCTGTCATGTTATCACCTGGGCAGTTGAGTAGTTtccctgtgtttcctctgtttccctgtccttttgtctcctgtgtgttttaccctgtcagtctggtctgtctgtctggaaggAGGTGtggccatctcctcctccctctcctgggcGGTggttgctggagcagctgacactAATCATCAATCAAGACACACtctgcagtatatcaaccctggtcttcctgcggttcatcgccagatcgttatCGTCGCCACAGTGTGTGATCTATTTCGACCTCACTCTGACCGTCACCACGGTCTTCACCTTGAATGAAGCCATTCTTCTTCCTATCTGCGAGAccataatatcaacaaagtcatgtgactgacCTTAAGAGGCTGGCCGTAGGTTATAAAGCAACCGGAAAACCATGCCTCTTCCTCTTTGCCTTTCTCGCCTCATCGGAGACCGGTAAGTATGTCGGGAAGCCAATAATCCGTCACTTTAGTGTGCAGGTGCCTTGTGTCCCTGAGGATTTCTGTGGTTTTTCCCGGGAGTTCTGTATGTAACTCTTTGTTTGTTGCAGGTAAGATAAATGATATCACCTGCGGCTGATTACCCCATAGCCTGTTTGGCGTTTTTGCGTAAGTTGGCGTTTGGGTGAGTAGCTTTGCTTATTCTCCTCTCGGAAGCAGTTGCAGAGTTACTGCTTTCAGCTGTTTCGCAAGTTAAGTTTTCTGTTTCACTCTTCGTACACGTGCGTACACGAGTGGTGTTCTTTATTTAAATAGTGGAGCGCCGATAACTGGCCCACTGAGTGTTATAGCTCACCCGGTAGAGCGGACGCTCTTACCGCGGTAGGCCGGGGTTCGAATTCACCTTCGGCATATTTTATTTAGCCAAGGATTTTGCCTTGCATTCCCCTTGGGTTTAAAAGGGCGTTTTCATTTCCCCTTAAACCTCTGTGCGCAGTAGGTGGGTTTGGTTAATTGTTCCCCCTTGTACGTCCGCGTACAGGAAAGGGGTGATTTTTAGTTCTTATGAgcagtatttttgtttatacctTTGAGCCAGTGAGTGCATATATCCCCATTGACTACTGTTCGCAGCAGGAGGGGTTAATTTGAGATACCTCTAGTACAGCTGAGTTTACCACTGACAGCTGCCTGGTACTATTATGGCTCCCCAGACTTGTCGGTTCTGTGGGGCAGCCATGGACATTCGCGACGGTCACCGTGAGTGTCCGTCTTGTTTGGGCATGGCGCATTTAATGGATGACGTTGATTGCCCATGTCCAGCAGCCATTGATCTGCCTCTGGAGGAAAGGGCCCGAAGGGCTAGGCTTGAGGGGCATTCCCAACACACTGCGGCAGCTGCTCCCCCTAGTAGGGAACGAGAGCGTCGCACGGAAAACCGCTCCCGCAAGCGTAAAACAGGGACAGTCCCAGGGGCAGGGAAAAAAACGTGCCACAGAGACTAACTCTCCGCCACTGCAGAGTCCAGCCCCACCTGTAGATGGGGCAGGGGGGCAGGAGGATACTCAGTGTCAAATCCTGGCCGCCATTCGTGGTCTGGCAGACAGGGTGAGTAGAATGGAAGCTCAGAGAGCAGCTCCACTGACTGCGGCTTGTTCGGAGGGGATCTCCCCTAGGGACTTGCCGGCATATGAAGAACATCAGACAGATCACCCTGATGCTATATCACTTTATGCTCAGGGTTCTCTCTTGGACGAGGGTCACCCAGAGATTGCTGAAGAGTCACATTGCCTTAGCCTATCTCACACAGGTGAGTCTGCGTCCGTAGACGATGGTACTGGCGATTCCGTTCCCAGTGATGTGTTTTCAAAGGTTTTGAGTGCGGCTAAGATTATGGGCCTTTCAATTCCAATTGAAGCCCCTAGCTCATCGGAGGGAGTCTGGGCTGGCATCTCGCAGTCTCGCCCCTCAGTGACTATTCCTGCAGCCGAGGATTATTGTCAGATGTTAAGGTCACCACACTGTCCTCGTAAGGAGTGCAAGAAGACAGACCACTTGGTTTGTAGGTCCTATAATGCAGCCGCCGGCGCAGCGCGTGCAGGAAATGCACTCGCTCTCTTGTTAGCAGCGCTCAGAAGGAGCGCTAGTGCGGGTGATCAGGACACCAGAAACCTGATAGATGCGGCCCTGTCCACACACTCTCAGCTTACTCGTGACATCGGTTCCGCTATGTCGTCAGCCATGATGGCCGACAGATCTGGCTAGCTCAGACAACCCTCCCCGAGAACATCAGGAAGGAGCTTACCAACATGCCGGTGGTACCAGGTAGAGTCTTTCACTCTGACTCCCAGAGTGTCTTGGAGAAAGCTGAACAGTCTCTGCGTACTCGAGAGAGCGTGCAGCGCACATTCAGTCGGCCTGCAGCGACGAGGCAGAGACCAACGGGCCAGCAGCACCAATTCCAGGCTGCCTGGGGTCATCCAGAGCCCTGGATGCGTGGCAGGCGCCAGGGCTCAGGTGCACAAGGTTCGGGTGATGCTGCAGGAAGACTGCGACGGCAGCATCAAGGGTTTCAGCCCCGGCCTACAGCAAGAGGGGCCCCTCAAAGGAGACGCCCCCCCAAGGGTCCAGGGACCCAGGGGGCCTCTGCATAGGAGGGGTGGGGCAGCCGCCAAGGTTCACTCCCAGCTACGCCTGGACAGCTGGGAGAAGGAAGTCTCAGACCCCTGGGTAGTGGCTACTGTTGCAAGGGGTTACAGAATTCAATTTCGGCGGCGGCCCCCACCTTTTTCCAGGGTCCAGATAACGTTGGTCAAGGACCCAGTCCAGGCAAAAGTTCTGTCCGAGGAGATTGCAATCCTCCTTCAGAAGAAAGTAATTGCGAAGGTAAGGCCCAGCGAACAGCAAGCTGGCTTTTATTCAACATATTTCCTTGTTCCCAAAAAGGATGGTGGGATACGTCCCATCCTGGACCTCCGGCGCCTAAATACTTACATAAAGGTTTTGCCGTTCAGAATGCTGCACACATGGCACATTCTAGAGTCGATAGAGCAAGGGGAATGGTTCACCACTATCGATCTAAAAGACGCGTACTTCCACGTCCCCATTTGTCGGGCACATTGGCAGTTTCTACGGTTCGCATTTCAAGGGCAAGCTTACGAGTTCAAGGTCCTTCCGTTTggtctctccctttctccgAGAGTTTTCACCCGAGTGGTAGCAGCCGCTCTGTCACCACTCCAGAGGGCAGGCTTAAAGATCCTGCCATACCTGGACGACTGGCTGGTCTGCGCTTCATCTCGCGAACAGGTCATGCAGCATACCGAGAGGGTCTTAGCTCATGTCCAATCCCTTGGTTTCAGGGTGAACTTAAAGAAAAGCAACCTCGAACCGAGGCAGGAAACAGTATTCTTGGGACTTTGCCTGAACTCACTTATGATGAAGGCGTCTCTTACCCCTCAGAGGGTTGCGAGAATCCTAACGGTCTTGCGTATCTTCCGACTGGGCAAACGCCTACAGTTGGTTCACTTTCAGAGACTGCTGGGGTTGATATCAGCAGCAGTGTTGGGGATTCCGCTGGGCCTGCTCAGGGCTCGGCCCCTACAGCGGTGGCTGAATGCGTTCAACCTCCATCCACGGAGGGACAGGCATGTGAAGCTCAGAGTGACTCAGTCATGTCAGAGAGCTCTGAGCCCATGGAGGGACCACAAGTTGCTCACACAAGGTGTACCCTTGGGCAATCTACCTTCAAGGAGGACTTTGGTGTCCACAGATGCCTCCATGACAGGCTGGGGAGCAGTCTGGGAGGGCAGAATGGCAAGAGGTGTTTGGAAACCTCCATGGGACACCGAACACATCAATGTGCTCGAGCTGAGGGCTGTGCATCTGGCTCTCAGGGCCTTTCTCCCATTCATACGCGGCAGGTATGTCCTGGTGAAGTCGGACAGCTCTGCCGCAGTTTACCATGTCAATCATCAAGGAGGCACGAAGTCTCTGCGATGCCTCAAGGTTGCACAGAGGCTTCTGCCTTGGGCTTTTCCACGTCTGGCCTCGCTAAAGGCTGTCTATGTACCAGGGGTGCTGAATCGGGCTGCAGACCTCCTCTCCAGATCGGGGCCTCTCCCGGGGGAATGGAGACTACACCCAGAGGTGGTGGCGAGTTTGTCGACTCAATTTGGCATGGCTCAGGTAGATCTGTTCGCATCCAAGGAGACAGCCCATTGCCAGCTGTGGTTTTCCCTGAGGCCTCCAGGCGGTCCTCTGGGCCTGGATGCTCTGTCTCACGAGTGGCCGAAGGGGTTACTGTACGCTTTTCCCCCACTACCATTGATTCCTCATGTGTTGGACAGAATCAACCGGGGGCACTACAAGGTTCTGTTGGTAGCCCCACGGTGGCCGGGGAAACATTGGTTTCCGGCCCTCCTTCGCCTGGTTCACGGCCGACCTTGGCCCTTGCCACTCAGGGCGGACCTTCTGTCCCAGGCGGGAAGAAAAATTTGGTATCCCAAGCCAGCTGTTATGCAGCTGTGGGCTTGGCCCCTTCTCAGTCCGTCTCTCATGACCTGAGTGACGCTGTTCAGGAGACCATAGATAATGCTAGAGCACCCTCCACACGCTACAATTACAAGCAAAGGTGGAAGTTGTTCTCATCGTGGTGCCACCATAAAGGGGCAGATCCCGTCACCTGCCCGGTGGCTTTGGTACTTGACTTCCTCCAGTCGCTGCTGGATGCAGGTAGGGCAGCTAGCACCCTGAGGGGCTACACTGCGGCTATTTCTACTTTCCATGACACACTGGGGGGTCTTTCGGTAGGGAAGCACCCCATAGTGTCCCAGTTTCTGAAAGGTGCTAACCGTCTGCGCCCAGGCAGGAGTTTACGGGCTCCATCATGGGACCTACCTTTGGTGTTGAGGTCCTTGGCTACAGCCCCATACGAACCACTGGAACAGTCAGATTTTAAGTTTCTGTCACACAAGACTGCATTCCTTTTGGCCATTTGCTCTGCCAAGAGGGTGAGCGAGCTACACGCACTGTCTGTGAGCAGCGAGTGCTTGAGGTGGAGAGCAGAATATGCAGGGGTGTCCCTGTGGCCGAACCCGTTCTTCCTCCCTAAAGTGGTAAGCCCTCAGACAGTGAATCAGGCTATTGAAATGGAAACATTCCAACCTGATCCATCTTGCCAAGAGGGAGCGGCTCTTCATACATTGTGTCCAGTAAGGGCACTGAAGGCCTATGTTGATCGTACTCGGACGCTGAGGCAGGCACACactcagctgttcgtttgttaTGGGGGCAAGAAGTTTGGTCACCCCCTGTCTAAGCAGCGTCTGTCCCACTGGTTGGTGAAGACAATTTCTCAGGCTTACTCTAACCAAGATTTCCCAGTCCCAGAAGGTCTGGTGGCCCACTCCACACGCAGTGTGGCCACTTCATGGGCAGCTCTAAAGGAAGTTGCTGTTGGGGACATTTGTGCAGCAGCATCATGGAGTACTCCATGCACGTTTGCAAGGTTTTATAGAGTCAATGTGACGTCTACGGCAATTGGCTCCACAGTTCTTATGTCGGCCGCCGAGCATGTTGGTGAGGCGGTGGAATCTTCCGTTCCTCGCGACAATGTTGATATTAGTCATCCAAGGTGAAGACCGTGGTGACGGTCAGAGTGAGGTCGAAATAGATCGTAAGTTATGTCCATAACTATGGATCTATGAGACCGAAGGATGACCGTCACCATCTCTTGTCGCTCAGAACGGGCTGAGGCGTTCCAGGCAGGAGGAAGAGGCATGGTTTTCCGGTTGCTTTATAACCTACGGCCAGCCTCTTAAGgtcagtcacatgactttgttgatattatggTCTCGCAGATAGGAAGAAGAATGGCTTCATTCAAGGTGAAGACCGTGGTGACGGTCATCCTTCGGTCTCATAGATCCATAGTTATGGACATAACTTACGGTATACTTACCTGCCAGCTGCCTCCACTTCCTGCGATACCTACCTGCTCACTCTCCAACATCATTGCTTCTCCTCGGATCACAGTGGACTGGAAACACCATCGGGAGGAACACTGGAACCCCATTCCCCATGCTCCTCGCTTCCTTGAAGACTTTCAGTCTTTAATCCCAGCCACGTTGGACTCTGAGAAACCTTGCCCTGTCCaccatttaaatgtattatttattaataaattctCATTGTTACAACTTTAAACCTTGACTAGTGTGTGCTGCTTTTGGGTCCACGTTTTGTTTCACCAGAACATAACATTCTCaaaacatttggaaaaaaatatcattctaacaaagattgaggtattattcacttttaacaatcccaGTGTTTCAGCAGAagaaatttacaaaatgaatttGATTCatatcttagcaaaatattatatccataaaatgatatggcttaaaaaaatatcctccttttataaacattacattatacaaattatgaagatatgaagatttagtacaactaagattattttaaaaataaattacattatattcatttggcagatgctcaaaaatccaaaccaaaatacatttacacatttttacatacatgactttttattaattttgtagtttttttttacataatcaaGCCCATTTATATAATAAccaaattcaattttatgtagaaaaaaaactgatttttcGTCAGACATTTTGCATATGCAATATTTTCCAAACACAGAATATAGTGAAAATGTTTAGTAGCCAAAATATAACATCAAACTTCAACAAACAAGATTGTTTAATCCCTAtctatataaaaaagaaagtatttatttttcatttaacacattctgctgaaatattgtcttgaTATGTTTTCTGTTGCAAAAAAAGCCAAAGTTTTGGGGCTTATTTGTCTTCATTAATCTCcccgtgtgtttgtctgttaccAAAATATCTTGAAAAAAACGGATTAGTTGGACAGAAATTAAGTTGGAAAACAACAGATTTTTGTGAAAGGAAGAATATAGAGTTTTACaagtcaacaatttatttatttatggtatTTATTTGTCGGATTTTGAACAttaacttttaataaaaaaaatttaaccatGTAAAGACACTTGAATTCACTGTCAAAAAGATGATTAACAATTTTTctgaaaaaattacatttacaaaaaaaggtgatgTGATTTTGCAATATCATTACAGACAGCAGTATGTAGAGTACTAAAAACTAAACATTACTCTTTTAAAAtctatattacattcattttgcatATGCAATATTTTCCATCCACAGTATATAAGGAAATGTTTAGTAAATATAACATAAGAATCAAATTTCAACAAACAATCTCTATGTAGCAAATAAAATCATTTCATAGAATAGAAAAGTCCCACCCACTATGTTTGATCTCTGCAGTGCAGACACACctcaacatttactgtacagagatgAATCACTCATTAAACTCTTGTCTACTTGAGTTCACACAActcagcagagactccagcacCACTTAGAAGCCAAAATCCAGGatagagaggctgagtgaacgtggtctggactctgtggaggagagtcatggtttcagagatgCTGTAGTAAGACAGAGTACCTGCCCTGTGATCCAGGTAAACTCCTATTCTGGAGGACTGAGGGCCTGAGACAGAAGTAGAAATATTGTTGTGT
This window harbors:
- the LOC141752572 gene encoding uncharacterized protein LOC141752572, with translation MTLIAHVQQPLICLWRKGPEGLGLRGIPNTLRQLLPLVGNESVARKTAPASVKQGQSQGQGKKRATETNSPPLQSPAPPVDGAGGQEDTQCQILAAIRGLADRVSRMEAQRAAPLTAACSEGISPRDLPAYEEHQTDHPDAISLYAQGSLLDEGHPEIAEESHCLSLSHTGESASVDDGTGDSVPSDVFSKVLSAAKIMGLSIPIEAPSSSEGVWAGISQSRPSVTIPAAEDYCQMLRSPHCPRKECKKTDHLVCRSYNAAAGAARAGNALALLLAALRRSASAGDQDTRNLIDAALSTHSQLTRDIGSAMSVSWRKLNSLCVLERACSAHSVGLQRRGRDQRASSTNSRLPGVIQSPGCVAGARAQVHKVRVMLQEDCDGSIKGFSPGLQQEGPLKGDAPPRVQGPRGPLHRRGGAAAKVHSQLRLDSWEKEVSDPWVVATVARGYRIQFRRRPPPFSRVQITLVKDPVQAKVLSEEIAILLQKKVIAKVRPSEQQAGFYSTYFLVPKKDGGIRPILDLRRLNTYIKVLPFRMLHTWHILESIEQGEWFTTIDLKDAYFHVPICRAHWQFLRFAFQGQAYEFKVLPFGLSLSPRVFTRVVAAALSPLQRAGLKILPYLDDWLVCASSREQVMQHTERVLAHVQSLGFRVNLKKSNLEPRQETVFLGLCLNSLMMKASLTPQRVARILTVLRIFRLGKRLQLVHFQRLLGLISAAVLGIPLGLLRARPLQRWLNAFNLHPRRDRHVKLRVTQSCQRALSPWRDHKLLTQGVPLGNLPSRRTLVSTDASMTGWGAVWEGRMARGVWKPPWDTEHINVLELRAVHLALRAFLPFIRGRYVLVKSDSSAAVYHVNHQGGTKSLRCLKVAQRLLPWAFPRLASLKAVYVPGVLNRAADLLSRSGPLPGEWRLHPEVVASLSTQFGMAQVDLFASKETAHCQLWFSLRPPGGPLGLDALSHEWPKGLLYAFPPLPLIPHVLDRINRGHYKVLLVAPRWPGKHWFPALLRLVHGRPWPLPLRADLLSQAGRKIWYPKPAVMQLWAWPLLSPSLMT
- the LOC141752944 gene encoding tripartite motif-containing protein 16-like, producing the protein MAQQVILDRDKLSCSICLDLLKDPVAIPCGHSYCMSCIKDYWGEEHETETHSCPQCRQSFTPRPVLVKNTMLAEVVEELKKAGPQAASPDHSSAGPGDVTCDYCSGMKVKALKSCLVCMASYCEQHLQPHYNVAPLKKHKLVEATLKLQENICSQHDEVMKIFCRTDQKCICYLCSMDDHKGHDTVSAAAERAEKQTELGASRQEIQQRVQDREKDVKVLQQRVEAVNLSADEAVRDSEKIFTELIRLIKKRSSEVKQQIRSQQTTQVSRAKELEEKLQQEITELRRKDTELETLSHTEDHLHFLNNYPSLSRLSESKDVPSIDICPLYSFEDVTAAVSEVRDKLQAVLSEEWGKISLAVTEVDVLQAEPRTRAEFMKNSCQITLDPNTAHNNLSLSDRDRKATLMEGNQLYLDHQDRFDERWQVLSREGLTGRCYWEVKWSGRVYIAVAYKDISRKGTKEKCGFGNNDKSWLLEYYSSSYTFRHNDISTSVSGPQSSRIGVYLDHRAGTLSYYSVSGTMTLLHRVQTTFTQPLYAGFWLPSYSGGDTAELCELK